In one window of Cloacibacillus sp. DNA:
- a CDS encoding phage holin family protein, producing the protein MNRLTELVISFFELVEAEGRELRVQAQDVLRGAAMFFFGGVLLSAGVLTAVYALYLMLASRLGRPAAALIAALLLGAVGVALILKSPPAKDGETQNEDKG; encoded by the coding sequence ATGAACCGGCTGACGGAACTTGTTATCAGCTTTTTTGAGCTTGTGGAGGCGGAGGGCCGCGAACTTCGCGTACAGGCGCAGGACGTCCTGCGGGGGGCCGCCATGTTCTTTTTTGGCGGGGTATTACTCTCGGCAGGCGTGCTTACAGCCGTCTATGCCCTCTACCTTATGCTTGCCTCGCGGCTGGGCCGCCCCGCGGCGGCGCTCATAGCGGCGCTGCTTCTGGGGGCGGTGGGAGTGGCTCTTATCTTAAAGTCGCCGCCGGCGAAGGACGGTGAAACGCAAAATGAAGACAAGGGTTAA
- a CDS encoding diguanylate cyclase, whose amino-acid sequence MRRNIIPVCLVIAFVIIGGFTLSAFFSYLSFQALFKRDVEAVSELTSENIFVNINNLMDRPINVSLAMANDTFLRSFMLKEEERKLTSDDLELLRNYLESYQKKYRFDSVFLVSVKTGAYYHYKNGVDRYMRPGDPENEWYFNFLEEPQECSLNVDNDEAKDNIITVFVNCKLTDSDGKLLAVVGVGMETPYVQQFLVENEKRYGISAFLIDEQGKIQLSSELTEFAGVNLFKDKTFKAMAAAIVRNTAAPEYKWYHSREADGYVITKYVPNLNWYLVVEKNTRDFKIKMFSQLGLELIFTLLVVILVVTVTTVIIRRYNREVMDLAEKDLLTGVKNRTSYERETIKHSLNMAKYEHFGIGVFDLNNLKMVNDIYGHQAGDSYIKKFSAMLCGAFGRDAVFRIGGDEFAVLFINIKEAEVRDRWQVLLEKFKEMGRPGEPKISAAFGSAFRDAAELNTISKIFKTADDNMYLDKERIKGKPHNETR is encoded by the coding sequence ATGCGGCGAAATATCATTCCCGTTTGTTTGGTCATTGCCTTTGTAATAATTGGCGGCTTTACCTTATCGGCTTTTTTCTCATATTTATCCTTTCAAGCGTTATTCAAAAGAGATGTAGAGGCCGTATCTGAGCTGACCTCCGAGAATATCTTCGTAAATATCAACAATCTGATGGACAGACCGATCAATGTTTCGCTGGCGATGGCGAACGACACCTTTCTGCGCAGCTTCATGCTGAAAGAGGAGGAGCGGAAGCTGACGTCCGACGATCTTGAGCTGCTGAGAAACTATCTTGAGTCCTATCAAAAAAAATACCGCTTTGACTCGGTATTCCTGGTCTCAGTAAAGACCGGGGCATATTATCATTACAAGAACGGCGTCGACCGCTACATGCGCCCCGGCGACCCGGAAAACGAATGGTATTTCAACTTTCTTGAGGAGCCACAGGAATGCTCCCTCAATGTAGATAATGACGAGGCAAAGGATAATATAATTACAGTATTCGTTAACTGTAAACTTACAGATAGTGACGGCAAGCTGCTGGCGGTCGTAGGCGTCGGCATGGAGACCCCCTACGTCCAGCAGTTTCTGGTAGAAAACGAAAAAAGATACGGCATCAGCGCCTTTTTGATCGACGAACAGGGAAAGATCCAGCTATCTTCGGAGCTGACGGAATTCGCCGGGGTGAATCTCTTCAAAGACAAGACCTTTAAAGCTATGGCCGCGGCGATCGTGAGAAATACGGCGGCGCCGGAATACAAATGGTACCACAGCAGAGAGGCGGACGGATATGTAATCACGAAATATGTTCCCAACCTGAACTGGTACCTTGTGGTGGAAAAGAATACGCGGGACTTTAAAATAAAAATGTTCTCCCAGCTTGGACTTGAGCTTATTTTTACATTGCTGGTGGTCATCCTTGTCGTTACGGTGACCACGGTCATCATAAGGAGGTACAACCGCGAGGTGATGGACCTCGCGGAAAAAGACCTCCTGACGGGAGTCAAGAACCGTACCAGCTATGAACGCGAGACGATCAAGCATAGTCTGAATATGGCGAAGTATGAGCATTTTGGGATCGGCGTCTTTGACCTGAACAACCTGAAAATGGTAAACGACATCTACGGGCATCAGGCGGGAGATTCCTATATAAAGAAGTTCTCCGCCATGCTATGCGGCGCCTTTGGACGTGACGCCGTATTCCGGATCGGCGGCGACGAGTTTGCCGTCCTCTTTATCAATATAAAAGAGGCTGAGGTGCGTGACCGCTGGCAGGTGCTGCTGGAAAAATTCAAAGAGATGGGCAGGCCGGGCGAACCGAAGATCAGCGCCGCCTTCGGGTCGGCTTTCCGTGATGCCGCGGAATTAAATACGATAAGTAAAATATTCAAAACCGCCGACGACAATATGTATCTCGATAAAGAGCGTATCAAGGGAAAGCCGCACAACGAGACGCGTTAA
- a CDS encoding L-2-amino-thiazoline-4-carboxylic acid hydrolase produces MRENFKEIPLLQQREIEAKAMGPLIRAFCREFGEERTYEVVRRTLKEVSRQTGKELSERCGGGLDSLRKNCISRWGEGGAQKSTPKEDSADCCSFDVTYCAFAEIYRELGYGDIGTIISCERDEAFLNGFDENLELVRSKTLMEGGDCCDFCYRRKK; encoded by the coding sequence TTGAGGGAAAATTTCAAAGAGATACCGCTGCTTCAGCAGAGAGAGATCGAAGCAAAGGCGATGGGTCCGTTGATACGCGCCTTCTGCCGCGAATTTGGCGAGGAGCGCACCTACGAGGTCGTCAGACGCACGCTCAAAGAGGTCTCGCGCCAAACGGGGAAAGAGCTTAGTGAACGCTGCGGAGGCGGCCTGGATTCACTGAGGAAAAACTGCATCTCACGCTGGGGCGAGGGCGGCGCGCAGAAATCGACCCCCAAAGAAGACAGCGCGGACTGCTGCAGCTTCGACGTCACTTACTGCGCCTTCGCCGAAATTTACCGGGAGCTCGGTTACGGCGATATTGGGACCATCATCTCCTGCGAGCGCGACGAGGCCTTTCTCAACGGCTTCGACGAGAATCTTGAACTCGTCCGCAGCAAGACGCTGATGGAGGGTGGAGACTGCTGCGACTTCTGCTACCGCAGGAAAAAATAA
- a CDS encoding Do family serine endopeptidase: MEKFNLNSSLKKFGAAALAALILFAGGAAGSYIATRYTVTEAGISTATNPGGAAVASTPTAYDQRNPYVAIVKRSSPAVVNIDVETMVTEQPMVNPFQGNPFFEEFFGEEFFGPQQRQSQPRKVPRRGKGSGFIVSKEGYILTNNHVVEDADKIKVTMLDGRTFDAKKVGQDPTFDLAIIQIKAKDLPVLQLGDSSATEVGEQVVAIGNPHGFENTVTAGIISAKNRTLQAPGINFQGFLQTDAAINPGNSGGPLIDLNGNVIGINTAIVPYAQGIGFAIPVNMAKQIMDDLIKHGEVRRGWLGVTVQPLTASLVEAYKIPTKEGSIVADVQKGSPAEKFGLKRGDVIISVGDSKVKNSEDVVFAVRNRLAGEKVPFEIYRDGKKMTVEVTLGDMDSVPGARRQSGSSRGGQQNAPKESTQMGITVVLNSPEFSKQYELSETGGVVVTKIAQGSQGQRLGLRPGDVILEINRQKINSIADWERMMSAKKGALGFLVSRDGQTLFISVGK, translated from the coding sequence ATGGAGAAATTCAATCTGAACAGCAGTTTGAAAAAGTTCGGAGCTGCTGCGCTTGCCGCCCTGATTTTATTTGCTGGCGGGGCCGCGGGGTCCTATATAGCAACAAGATATACAGTAACAGAGGCGGGCATAAGCACGGCGACAAATCCCGGCGGGGCGGCGGTAGCCTCTACCCCGACCGCGTATGACCAGAGAAATCCCTATGTGGCGATCGTAAAAAGAAGTTCGCCCGCGGTCGTCAATATTGACGTTGAGACGATGGTGACGGAGCAGCCGATGGTCAACCCGTTCCAGGGCAACCCGTTCTTTGAGGAGTTCTTCGGCGAGGAGTTCTTCGGTCCCCAGCAGCGCCAGAGCCAGCCCCGTAAGGTGCCGCGCCGCGGTAAGGGGTCGGGATTCATCGTTAGCAAAGAGGGCTATATCCTTACGAATAACCATGTCGTAGAGGATGCCGATAAGATAAAGGTGACGATGCTCGATGGAAGGACCTTTGACGCGAAGAAGGTGGGGCAGGACCCGACATTCGACCTTGCCATCATCCAGATAAAGGCTAAAGACCTTCCCGTTTTGCAGCTTGGCGACTCCAGCGCCACCGAAGTCGGCGAGCAGGTGGTCGCGATCGGGAACCCGCATGGTTTTGAGAATACGGTGACCGCTGGTATCATCTCCGCGAAAAATAGGACTCTGCAGGCCCCTGGAATAAACTTCCAGGGCTTCCTCCAGACCGACGCGGCGATCAACCCCGGAAACAGCGGCGGTCCGCTCATCGACCTCAACGGCAACGTCATAGGGATCAACACTGCTATCGTTCCCTACGCCCAGGGCATCGGTTTTGCGATCCCCGTCAACATGGCGAAGCAGATAATGGATGACCTCATCAAGCACGGAGAGGTACGCCGCGGATGGCTGGGCGTCACGGTGCAGCCGCTTACCGCTTCGCTTGTGGAGGCGTATAAGATCCCCACTAAGGAAGGTTCTATCGTAGCCGACGTCCAGAAGGGCTCCCCGGCGGAGAAGTTTGGACTCAAGCGCGGAGATGTGATCATATCGGTAGGCGACAGCAAGGTCAAGAACAGCGAGGACGTGGTCTTCGCGGTACGCAACAGGCTGGCGGGCGAGAAGGTCCCCTTCGAGATCTACCGCGACGGCAAGAAGATGACAGTCGAGGTTACCCTTGGAGATATGGACAGCGTCCCCGGAGCCAGACGCCAGAGCGGCAGCTCACGCGGCGGCCAGCAGAACGCGCCGAAAGAATCTACGCAGATGGGTATCACGGTGGTCCTCAACAGCCCTGAGTTCAGTAAGCAGTACGAACTTTCAGAGACGGGCGGCGTGGTCGTGACGAAGATCGCCCAGGGGTCGCAGGGACAGCGCCTCGGCCTGCGTCCCGGAGACGTGATCCTGGAGATTAACCGCCAGAAGATTAACTCCATCGCCGACTGGGAGCGCATGATGAGCGCCAAGAAGGGCGCGCTTGGCTTCCTAGTCTCGCGGGACGGACAGACGCTCTTCATCTCCGTCGGCAAGTAA
- a CDS encoding EAL domain-containing protein, whose translation MKNKIKPRFFLTRTFVLLIIMLLLFSCLGVMLLLRTRELYMEQDDAQTDSVVSLAANIVGERINTRIQMLSSITRIHSGATIREPRRVLAELKERLMYYAKTKNDMNYKHLSVADADGEVTTPEGGSYNIGAYDFFQQALRGSATTSSVISDPSGDHRHCGGFIAICVPVHMGAEVIGTLSTVMDLRYAALFLKDINIRYNGAVLFLVDRENTVISNSGVFRDLNMYVSAPTNVFKFMGGILSEQERGELAMQMASAGDSSVYDYASKSTGRFISYVTLPHTNNWKLIAVSSSNSIRNSQQKLLMTLGITFVVLALLLMTIILVVYFYAWRSSRLQHISNAMLNTTGLHLLTLHPSGLAEDFDGRFAELLGLPQQTRRFNFDEMNTEGRKMFPHAPFKGGESLRLCCTAPDGRNIYLLIQIAEAASSGIGEAVALDVTADENLQRRERELAYVNQLTHLPNVESFSIMLKDKIAAAGADYGAACFFIGLDEKDRISEVFGRIVLQKVLIKTATLVAEAARKFGGEAYSLDYGDFVLYYEDDDPRPLRSIVEELRNALRAPFKIENHVIEIASSIGVITYQEYIKNNTPTVDEVFRNGIIAMNLVRENEGIFVLDRDTYDSVLHNIELEHALLHAVKNGELALHYQPIYDAIADKICAVEALARWNSPAFGPVPPDVFIPIAEKNGFINTLGDWVLDSCIEFARTLSKMDVCIEFNVSAIQLLQIDFAEKFASRVKNSGLPPHALGLEITESSIAFGREASTREKLEAVRGAGMSIYIDDFGTGYSSFTYLKDMEAEWLKIDKSFIHGIDGSKEKREIFRAISAVAQTMGMKTIAEGVESREELETVLELGCLYIQGYLIARPMNAEALLRFLADFSGIESLKDA comes from the coding sequence TTGAAGAATAAGATAAAGCCACGGTTTTTCCTGACACGTACCTTCGTTCTTCTAATAATAATGCTCCTTCTATTCAGCTGTCTGGGCGTTATGCTGTTGCTGCGCACACGGGAGCTGTACATGGAACAGGACGACGCCCAAACCGATTCCGTAGTCTCCCTAGCCGCGAACATCGTCGGTGAAAGAATAAACACCCGTATCCAGATGCTCTCATCCATCACGCGAATACACAGCGGAGCAACCATCCGAGAGCCCCGCAGAGTGCTGGCTGAACTAAAAGAGCGCCTCATGTACTACGCAAAGACAAAAAATGATATGAATTACAAGCACCTCTCCGTTGCCGACGCAGACGGGGAGGTTACGACCCCGGAGGGCGGCTCCTACAACATCGGCGCCTATGATTTCTTCCAGCAGGCGCTGCGCGGCTCCGCTACAACATCTTCCGTGATATCAGACCCATCCGGTGACCACAGACACTGCGGCGGATTCATTGCGATCTGCGTCCCGGTTCACATGGGCGCGGAGGTCATCGGCACACTCAGCACCGTTATGGATCTTCGTTACGCCGCCCTATTCCTGAAGGATATAAATATTAGGTACAACGGAGCGGTCCTCTTCCTTGTTGATAGGGAGAATACCGTGATATCCAATTCCGGAGTATTCAGAGATCTTAATATGTACGTCAGCGCCCCGACGAACGTCTTCAAATTTATGGGCGGTATCCTTTCCGAACAGGAGCGCGGGGAGCTTGCCATGCAAATGGCCTCCGCCGGAGATTCCTCCGTCTATGATTACGCCTCAAAGAGCACGGGACGCTTCATATCCTACGTGACCCTGCCGCATACCAACAACTGGAAACTCATCGCCGTCTCGTCAAGCAACAGCATCAGGAACTCGCAGCAAAAACTGCTGATGACGCTGGGGATCACCTTCGTTGTACTGGCGCTGCTGCTGATGACCATCATCCTTGTCGTATATTTCTACGCTTGGCGCTCCTCACGCCTCCAGCATATCTCCAACGCGATGCTCAACACCACCGGCCTGCATCTGCTGACGCTTCATCCCTCGGGGCTGGCCGAAGATTTCGACGGGCGTTTCGCGGAACTGCTGGGCCTGCCGCAGCAGACGCGGCGCTTCAACTTTGACGAGATGAACACGGAAGGACGGAAAATGTTCCCGCACGCCCCCTTTAAGGGAGGCGAATCCCTGCGCTTATGCTGTACTGCGCCTGACGGAAGGAATATATATCTACTCATCCAGATCGCCGAGGCAGCTTCCAGCGGTATCGGAGAGGCCGTCGCGCTCGACGTCACCGCCGACGAAAATTTACAGCGGCGCGAACGTGAACTGGCCTACGTCAATCAGCTGACGCACCTCCCTAACGTGGAGAGCTTCTCCATCATGCTGAAAGATAAAATAGCCGCCGCCGGCGCGGACTACGGCGCGGCCTGCTTTTTTATCGGGCTCGATGAAAAAGACCGGATATCGGAAGTCTTCGGCAGAATCGTTTTGCAGAAGGTGTTAATCAAAACCGCCACTCTGGTCGCGGAGGCCGCGCGCAAATTCGGCGGCGAGGCCTACAGCCTGGACTATGGGGATTTCGTACTCTATTACGAAGACGACGATCCCCGCCCCCTGCGTTCCATAGTTGAAGAACTGAGGAACGCGCTCCGCGCACCCTTCAAGATAGAGAACCATGTGATAGAGATCGCCTCTTCCATAGGCGTGATCACTTATCAGGAGTATATCAAGAACAATACCCCCACTGTCGACGAAGTTTTCAGGAACGGGATCATCGCCATGAATTTGGTGAGGGAAAATGAGGGAATATTTGTTCTCGACCGTGATACCTACGACTCCGTCCTCCACAACATTGAACTGGAGCACGCGCTGCTTCACGCCGTAAAGAACGGCGAGCTTGCACTCCACTACCAGCCGATATATGACGCGATAGCCGACAAAATATGCGCAGTCGAGGCGCTGGCGCGCTGGAACAGCCCCGCCTTCGGACCGGTACCGCCTGACGTCTTTATACCCATCGCCGAAAAAAACGGCTTTATCAACACGCTGGGAGACTGGGTACTCGACAGCTGCATCGAGTTCGCGCGGACATTGTCGAAGATGGACGTCTGCATAGAGTTCAACGTCTCCGCGATACAGCTGCTACAGATCGACTTCGCGGAGAAGTTCGCATCGCGCGTCAAAAACTCCGGGCTGCCGCCGCACGCGCTGGGCCTCGAAATAACTGAGTCGTCAATAGCCTTCGGACGGGAGGCGTCGACACGGGAGAAGCTTGAAGCAGTCAGAGGCGCGGGAATGTCCATATACATCGACGATTTCGGCACCGGCTATTCTTCATTCACATACTTAAAGGATATGGAGGCCGAATGGCTCAAAATAGACAAGAGCTTTATCCACGGCATAGACGGCTCGAAAGAGAAGAGAGAAATATTCAGGGCGATCAGCGCGGTGGCGCAGACTATGGGGATGAAGACCATCGCCGAAGGCGTGGAGAGCCGTGAAGAGCTGGAAACGGTATTGGAGCTCGGCTGCCTGTACATCCAGGGCTATCTGATAGCAAGGCCAATGAATGCTGAAGCCTTGCTGCGGTTCCTGGCCGATTTCAGCGGCATCGAGTCTTTAAAAGACGCATAA
- a CDS encoding prolipoprotein diacylglyceryl transferase family protein, with protein MYPIIFKISFVEARSYYLLWASALLIFVFWTCRRAERIWGMDDDAVTSVLLWVYCAGILGSFAAGVAEKLPLYFSGELTLKMTLRGLSSGGGMLAGGLVGVWRLWKYKINIEDFAEAAAIPSAALLGVGRIGCLMEGCCEGIGKYCSDAPWWAVHLHYDPAGFYRYPSQLSESLASFGILLLLLAVERVAGRIRGERSFAVTFPLFMTLYGFYRLIFDSFREPSADASGSGELIWLFAVAFGLLWLAFSVMRLLKTRCR; from the coding sequence ATGTACCCGATAATTTTTAAAATTTCGTTTGTGGAAGCCCGTAGCTATTATCTGCTGTGGGCTTCCGCTTTGCTTATTTTCGTATTTTGGACATGCCGCCGCGCCGAGAGGATTTGGGGCATGGACGACGACGCGGTAACCTCCGTACTGCTTTGGGTCTACTGCGCGGGCATCCTCGGCTCCTTTGCGGCAGGCGTCGCGGAGAAGCTACCGCTCTATTTCAGCGGCGAGCTGACACTCAAGATGACGCTGCGCGGCCTCTCTTCCGGCGGCGGTATGCTTGCCGGCGGGCTTGTGGGAGTATGGCGGCTGTGGAAATACAAAATAAACATCGAGGATTTTGCGGAGGCGGCCGCGATTCCCTCTGCCGCGCTGCTTGGTGTGGGCCGTATCGGCTGTCTCATGGAGGGCTGCTGCGAGGGGATCGGAAAGTATTGCAGTGACGCGCCCTGGTGGGCGGTGCATCTGCATTATGACCCCGCGGGCTTTTACCGGTATCCATCACAGCTTTCCGAGTCCCTCGCCTCTTTTGGAATATTGCTCTTGCTGCTGGCGGTCGAGAGAGTGGCGGGGAGAATAAGGGGAGAGCGGAGCTTTGCCGTGACCTTCCCTCTTTTCATGACGCTTTACGGCTTTTACAGGCTCATATTTGACAGTTTCAGGGAGCCGTCGGCCGATGCATCCGGCAGCGGCGAATTGATATGGCTCTTTGCCGTAGCTTTCGGCCTTCTATGGCTTGCCTTCTCCGTTATGCGTCTTTTAAAGACTCGATGCCGCTGA
- the jag gene encoding RNA-binding cell elongation regulator Jag/EloR, producing MKETDLIPMPEIESAVVDCSSLEEAKAKGAQMWDIQAEDVDATVLSEDKKLFGLLGSTYKIEIRPFAPLSYIKSCHFVNDILDKMDLDLIPELTDDGMINLVGEDAGVVIGRYGETLKALEYITNLVCHEDMSTRRVRFDCGGYRARREQTLRRLAESIAREAKHKGTPVSLEPMSSWERRLIHIALRDNKDVETRSIGEEPLRRVLVCPVGASARGRGTDRGRRHSQHGKFN from the coding sequence ATGAAAGAGACAGATTTAATACCGATGCCTGAAATAGAGAGCGCCGTGGTGGACTGTTCTTCGCTTGAAGAGGCCAAAGCTAAAGGCGCCCAGATGTGGGATATCCAAGCCGAGGATGTGGATGCCACCGTATTGTCCGAAGATAAGAAGCTCTTCGGCCTGCTCGGTTCTACCTATAAGATCGAGATACGTCCCTTCGCGCCGCTGTCCTATATAAAGTCGTGCCATTTCGTCAATGATATACTCGACAAGATGGATCTTGACCTCATCCCCGAACTCACAGACGACGGCATGATAAATCTCGTCGGTGAGGACGCGGGAGTCGTCATCGGCCGCTACGGAGAGACGCTCAAGGCGCTTGAGTACATCACGAATCTCGTCTGTCACGAAGATATGTCGACGAGGCGCGTCCGCTTTGACTGCGGCGGTTACCGCGCCCGCCGTGAACAGACGCTGCGCCGGCTCGCGGAGTCCATCGCGCGCGAGGCGAAGCACAAGGGGACGCCCGTCAGCCTGGAGCCGATGTCGAGCTGGGAGCGCCGCCTCATCCATATCGCGCTGCGCGACAACAAGGATGTGGAGACGCGCTCAATAGGCGAAGAGCCGCTGCGCCGGGTCCTCGTCTGCCCGGTTGGCGCGTCCGCGCGCGGACGCGGAACTGACCGTGGCCGGAGACATTCCCAGCACGGAAAGTTCAATTAA
- a CDS encoding YidC/Oxa1 family membrane protein insertase: MGAIWHGASELLLTILEFFYGITHSYGLAIILLTIAVRIALYPLNQKQMLSMQHMQKIQPMLKVIQEKYANDKEKMNQETMRLYKEYKVNPAAGCLPLIVQLPILILLFNVLRTYDFADTSFFGVLLGSSTTAGLAKALGVAAAANGEYSIMSVLSAVLTNPAGLSHVNFYLGNLILLIGISVLTWAQQKLSGGNNPQMAMMNTIMPFFMAFICLSMPGGVMLYWGLSSLIGVGQQYFVMKKTSEQLAVKPTLHKNKPVNTADDDDEDDED; encoded by the coding sequence TTGGGCGCGATATGGCACGGAGCTAGCGAGCTCCTTCTGACAATACTCGAGTTCTTTTACGGTATCACTCATTCGTACGGATTGGCGATAATACTTCTCACGATAGCGGTGAGGATTGCGCTTTACCCGCTCAACCAGAAACAGATGCTTTCAATGCAGCATATGCAGAAGATACAGCCTATGCTGAAGGTTATCCAGGAAAAATATGCTAACGACAAGGAAAAAATGAACCAGGAGACGATGCGTCTCTACAAGGAATATAAGGTCAACCCCGCCGCGGGATGTCTGCCGCTTATCGTTCAGCTCCCGATACTCATTCTTCTCTTCAATGTACTGCGTACCTATGATTTTGCGGATACTTCGTTCTTCGGCGTCCTTCTTGGCTCCTCAACGACGGCCGGACTTGCGAAGGCGCTCGGCGTAGCGGCGGCCGCCAACGGCGAATACAGCATAATGTCCGTCCTCTCCGCCGTTCTTACGAATCCCGCCGGACTTTCACATGTTAACTTCTATCTTGGCAATCTGATCCTGCTCATCGGCATCTCCGTGCTTACCTGGGCGCAGCAGAAGCTCTCGGGCGGCAACAATCCCCAGATGGCGATGATGAATACGATTATGCCGTTCTTTATGGCCTTCATCTGCCTTTCGATGCCGGGCGGCGTAATGCTATACTGGGGCCTCTCTTCGCTGATAGGCGTCGGGCAGCAGTATTTTGTCATGAAGAAGACCAGCGAGCAGCTTGCGGTAAAGCCGACGCTCCACAAGAACAAACCGGTCAACACCGCGGACGACGATGATGAGGATGACGAGGATTAA
- the yidD gene encoding membrane protein insertion efficiency factor YidD, translating to MIFCIRAYQAVLSPLLGGGKCRFYPTCSEYAAEALRRYGPITGLWLTMARLVKCGPWHEGGFDPVPEPAEIAERKWLGMLYEKTEQTSKG from the coding sequence ATGATATTCTGCATCAGGGCCTATCAGGCAGTCCTTTCCCCGCTTTTGGGCGGCGGCAAGTGCAGATTTTATCCTACCTGTTCCGAGTACGCGGCGGAGGCGCTGCGGCGGTATGGTCCCATTACGGGCCTATGGCTTACGATGGCCCGGCTGGTGAAGTGCGGCCCGTGGCACGAGGGGGGCTTCGACCCCGTGCCTGAACCGGCCGAGATAGCAGAACGGAAATGGTTAGGAATGCTCTACGAAAAGACGGAGCAAACTTCGAAAGGTTAG
- a CDS encoding ribonuclease P protein component, which translates to MDFGFSSAKRLKSGWQFDLVFRTGRRETGALVRLLFLTKAEGPAIAGVTVGKKIAGAVRRTRGRRVMRESFRRLLPWIKDGTWIVASLRENALGAKADEVYADMALSLKRRGLLKAEWPGADWNVDCRDD; encoded by the coding sequence GTGGATTTCGGTTTTTCATCTGCTAAAAGACTAAAGAGCGGGTGGCAATTTGATCTCGTATTCCGCACCGGACGTCGTGAAACAGGCGCACTGGTGCGGTTGTTGTTTCTTACGAAGGCGGAGGGTCCCGCTATCGCGGGCGTTACGGTGGGCAAGAAGATCGCCGGCGCGGTGAGACGGACGCGCGGACGCCGCGTGATGCGCGAGTCGTTCCGCAGGCTTCTGCCGTGGATCAAAGATGGGACGTGGATTGTCGCCTCTCTGCGGGAGAACGCTCTTGGAGCGAAGGCCGACGAGGTTTACGCGGATATGGCTCTTTCCCTGAAGCGCAGGGGGCTGCTGAAAGCGGAATGGCCCGGCGCTGATTGGAATGTGGATTGCCGGGACGACTGA
- the rpmH gene encoding 50S ribosomal protein L34 yields the protein MKRTFQPHNIRRKRSMGFLERSASPSGRRILRNRRRKGRARLAV from the coding sequence GTGAAACGAACATTTCAGCCGCACAATATAAGACGCAAGCGCTCAATGGGCTTCCTTGAACGCTCTGCATCCCCCAGCGGACGCCGTATTCTTAGAAATCGTCGCCGTAAAGGTAGAGCGCGTCTCGCCGTCTAA
- the rpsT gene encoding 30S ribosomal protein S20 yields MPNKKSAKKRVLVTERNRIYNRFWKTRCKNAVKKLLEAVASKDLDLATKRLNEAQGVLDKAVVKGVVHRNTAARRKLNMAAKVKALSA; encoded by the coding sequence TTGCCAAACAAGAAATCAGCAAAAAAACGAGTCCTGGTCACTGAGAGAAACCGCATCTACAACCGCTTTTGGAAGACCCGCTGCAAGAACGCGGTGAAGAAGCTCCTGGAGGCGGTAGCGAGCAAGGATCTTGATCTTGCGACAAAGAGGCTGAACGAGGCTCAGGGCGTACTGGATAAGGCGGTAGTTAAGGGCGTCGTCCACCGTAATACAGCGGCCCGCCGCAAGTTGAACATGGCTGCAAAAGTCAAGGCTCTCTCTGCCTAG